A window of Rhododendron vialii isolate Sample 1 chromosome 11a, ASM3025357v1 contains these coding sequences:
- the LOC131308491 gene encoding uncharacterized protein LOC131308491, with protein MRYVMRNLLTLLCKLRAGEHVFVKIKPRRGVIRFGKKGKLSPRYIGPFEILEKIGEVAYRLALPPQIDRVHNVFHVSMLHKYMSHPSHILNWEEVTLNEDTTFDEPVEIQDYSEKNIRGKTIKLVRILWRHQGIEESTWERADTMRTNYLYLFPPEGIL; from the exons ATGCGTTATGTTATGCGGAATTTGTTAACCTTATTATGTAaattaagg GCTGGAGAGCATGTATTCGTTAAAATCAAGCCACGACGAGGAGTTATCCgatttgggaagaagggaaaactATCGCCCCGGTATATCGGACcatttgagattttggagaagatTGGAGAGGTTGCCTACCGCCTAGCCCTGCCACCACAAATTGACAGAGTTCACAATGTTTTCCATGTGTCTATGCTTCACAAGTATATGTctcacccctctcacatactcAACTGGGAGGAGGTCACACTTAACGAAGACACAACTTTCGATGAACCTGTCGAGATACAAGATTATAGTGAGAAGAATATCAGGGGTAAGACGATTAAACTCGTCAGGATCTTATGGCGACATCAGGGTATAGAGGAGTCAACTTGGGAGAGAGCAGATACTATGCGCACCAACTACCTGTATCTGTTTCCACCAGAAGGTATActttaa